From Coturnix japonica isolate 7356 chromosome 1, Coturnix japonica 2.1, whole genome shotgun sequence, the proteins below share one genomic window:
- the LOC116653006 gene encoding syncytin-A-like, whose product MGWTCVVCTLNVTLPWDPQELQILGSQQVPNDTWDKEGGYWWSPGCIGFARFNHERSRSNILDLLTPQGPYWNARKNRSDPFTTVYPHNTELFTWEGSYCGFLPNISTPRENSSYCLPEHWVSNPGVINVSRPDGSQRGINCNLSSKYAKGCCFEPRAKEQGLEKYIWNNSTAKALPPGIFLICGDRAWQGIPSNAVGGPCYLGRLTILSPRALDWVRLTRNMTKSRKRRSIHTLASDCGDKVQLWGPTARIFASIFAPGAAAAQALKEIERLACWSVKQANMTSTLLSELLEDTDSIRHAMLQNRAAIDFLLLAQGHGCKDFDGMCCFNLSDHSKSLHEKQEVKRLKKRRKVLRKNQKKAKKVRRKKEKKQQLKMESWFGGIAPWFKQLLKVVLIGLLIFLAFMACVPCVFQCLLGCLQRMAERMVNTQIEYHKMQDRL is encoded by the exons ATGGGCTGGA CATGTGTTGTTTGTACACTGAATGTCACTCTTCCTTGGGATCCCCAAGAGCTGCAGATATTGGGGTCTCAACAGGTACCTAATGATACATGGGATAAAGAGGGAGGCTATTGGTGGTCTCCTGGATGTATTGGCTTTGCAAGATTTAACCACGAGAGGAGCCGTTCAAATATTTTAGATCTTCTCACACCTCAAGGTCCTTATTGGAATGCACGGAAAAATAGATCAGATCCATTCACTACCGTCTATCCACACAATACAGAGCTATTTACCTGGGAAGGGTCATATTGTGGCTTCCTTCCAAATATATCCACACCTAGGGAAAATAGTAGTTATTGTCTGCCTGAACATTGGGTGAGTAACCCTGGTGTCATTAATGTGTCGAGGCCTGATGGTTCTCAACGGGGAATAAATTGTAATCTCAGCAGCAAGTATGCAAAAGGCTGCTGTTTTGAACCCAGGGCAAAAGAACAGGGGCTagaaaaatacatctggaaCAACTCCACTGCGAAAGCACTGCCACCGGGTATATTCTTGATTTGTGGTGACCGTGCATGGCAAGGTATACCATCAAATGCAGTGGGAGGACCTTGTTATTTGGGACGGTTAACCATCTTGTCCCCACGAGCCCTCGACTGGGTGCGCCTGACCAGAAACATGACGAAATCTCGGAAGAGACGGAGCATTCACACACTGGCATCGGACTGTGGTGACAAAGTTCAACTTTGGGGACCAACAGCAAGGATTTTTGCATCTATTTTTgcaccaggagcagctgcagcgcAGGCGCTAAAAGAGATAGAGAGACTCGCTTGCTGGTCCGTGAAACAAGCTAACATGACTTCTACACTGCTGAGTGAGCTACTTGAAGACACTGACAGTATTAGACATGCTATGcttcaaaacagagcagcaattGATTTCTTGCTTCTCGCACAGGGTCATGGTTGTAAAGACTTTGATGGGATGTGTTGTTTTAACTTGAGTGATCATAGTAAGTCGTTGCACGAGAAGCAGGAGGTGAAGaggctgaagaagaggaggaaggtgcTAAGGAAGAATCAGAAGAAGGCAAAGaaggtgaggaggaagaaggagaagaaacagcagctgaagatgGAGAGTTGGTTTGGTGGTATTGCACCATGGTTCAAGCAATTGCTTAAGGTAGTGCTGATAGGGCTTCTCATATTCCTCGCATTTATGGCTTGTGTGCCGTGTGTGTTTCAATGCTTGCTAGGCTGCCTGCAACGCATGGCTGAAAGAATGGTTAATACGCAAATAGAGTATCATAAGATGCAAGATAGGCTTTAA
- the LOC107308088 gene encoding uncharacterized protein LOC107308088, giving the protein MEAVIKVILHACKLHCGKQAPSKKEVTAVLSLLEKEGLLTNPSDLYNPGRWDGITAALSQRSLATRKVSEFKVWGLILEALKAAREEKLANQRARDILGLETGGGRGGSLDSLTDSVQGKMAPAPPNTPVPSPKTDIPEGSPEQEDTPPPPPYPNSSYPSLDAYRDEGGGKPLEECDVATVPDKNKDKGERKGGGMVVPPELKGGGVVPPELKGGGVVSPRKSVRRGGTSSLSGPACCCAYAQKGGDRANPCDSEGECGCDDFMWPAQGAGQAAQGAAQGATQGGCGPAWAAQGAAQGGCGPTAPVPWSPPTFTDWAQTREDLQTADPETTAFALPIIVKQDGPAWTPLDSKAITRLAELVKNKGLRSPVTMSAIEALMASSLLPYDVVSLMRVILEPVQYTLWYDEWNRLLQAVVAEAARNNNHPANAHTGQGRGARVERTTLLRLQGLADGIGGIPEGQAKRGLRAAGVAARLQRQPLQALRDSG; this is encoded by the coding sequence ATGGAAGCCGTTATCAAGGTAATTCTTCACGCTTGCAAACTTCACTGTGGGAAACAGGCTCCTTCCAAAAAGGAGGTAACAGCAGTTCTTTCGCTGCTGGAAAAGGAAGGGCTTTTAACAAACCCGTCTGATTTATACAATCCTGGCAGATGGGATGGAATTACGGCCGCACTATCTCAAAGGTCGCTGGCCACTCGAAAAGTATCAGAATTCAAAGTATGGGGACTTATCTTGGAGGCGCTGAAAGCAGCACGGGAGGAGAAGCTAGCAAACCAACGTGCTAGAGACATTCTGGGTTTGGAGACGGGGGGAGGCCGGGGGGGGAGTCTTGACTCTCTTACAGATTCAGTGCAAGGCAAGATGGCGCCGGCTCCCCCGAACACACCTGTTCCTTCGCCTAAGACGGACATTCCAGAAGGCAGCCCTGAACAGGAGGACACCCCGCCTCCGCCCCCCTATCCTAACTCCTCGTATCCTTCATTGGACGCCTACAGGGATGAAGGGGGAGGGAAGCCCCTCGAGGAATGCGATGTTGCTACTGTACCTGATAAGAACAAGGacaagggagagagaaaggggggaGGCATGGTGGTGCCACCAGAGCTGAAAGGAGGAGGTGTGGTCCCACCAGAGCTGAAAGGGGGAGGTGTGGTGTCACCAAGGAAAAGTGTAAGGAGGGGTGGTACTTCTTCGTTGTCGGGTCCCGCCTGTTGCTGTGCGTATGCCCAGAAAGGGGGGGATCGTGCCAACCCATGTGATAGTGAAGGTGAATGTGGGTGTGATGATTTCATGTGGCCCGCCCAAGGGGCTGGCCAAGCCGCCCAAGGTGCCGCCCAAGGTGCCACCCAAGGGGGATGTGGTCCTGCGTGGGCCGCCCAGGGGGCCGCCCAAGGGGGATGTGGCCCCACGGCACCCGTACCGTGGAGCCCACCCACTTTCACTGATTGGGCCCAGACAAGGGAGGACCTCCAGACAGCCGACCCGGAAACAACAGCTTTTGCCCTCCCGATAATAGTGAAACAGGATGGTCCGGCTTGGACCCCTCTGGATTCCAAGGCGATTACTCGCCTTGCAGAGTTAGTTAAGAACAAGGGCTTGCGTTCTCCGGTAACTATGTCAGCAATTGAGGCTCTCATGGCCTCGAGTCTCCTGCCGTACGATGTGGTCAGTCTCATGAGGGTGATTCTTGAGCCCGTGCAGTACACGCTGTGGTATGATGAATGGAATAGATTGCTTCAGGCTGTTGTCGCTGAGGCAGCTCGTAATAACAATCATCCGGCTAATGCGCATACAGGTCAGGGCCGTGGAGCTAGGGTTGAAAGAACTACTCTCTTGCGCCTTCAGGGACTAGCAGATGGTATTGGTGGGATCCCCGAGGGTCAAGCAAAGAGGGGACTGAGAGCGGCGGGAGTTGCTGCGCGCTTACAAAGGCAGCCCCTTCAGGCGCTGCGAGACAGTGGCTAA